Proteins encoded in a region of the Enoplosus armatus isolate fEnoArm2 chromosome 16, fEnoArm2.hap1, whole genome shotgun sequence genome:
- the naxe gene encoding NAD(P)H-hydrate epimerase, with protein sequence MLSARALFGIGFLVTSRATAVLAQTGTCPLSAAANNHKKDCFSSRPASTMAQTIKYLGQEEAQHIDEELFSEYGFSVDQLMELAGLSCATAVTRAYPVTSLVKARPSLLVICGPGNNGGDGLVCARHLKLFGYEPTILYPKRPNKPLFQGLTTQCQKMEIPFLTEMPEAKVIDEAYNLVIDAIFGFSFKGAVREPFGSILGVLKKTTVPIASIDIPSGWDVEEGSADGLQPDMLVSLTAPKKSASSFRGRYHFLGGRFVPPGLEKKYQLNLPQYPGTDCVLQL encoded by the exons ATGTTGAGTGCGAGGGCTCTGTTTGGGATCGGCTTCCTGGTGACCTCAAGGGCCACAGCAGTCCTCGCTCAGACAGGGACATGTCCGCTGTCCGCTGCAGCTAACAACCACAAGAAGGACTGTTTCAGTAGCAGACCAGCATCCACCATGGCCCAGACCATCAAATATCTCGG GCAGGAGGAGGCCCAACACATTGATGAGGAGCTCTTCAGTGAGTACGGCTTCAGCGTGGACCAGCTGATGGAGCTGGCTGGACTCAGCTGTGCCACAGCCGTCACCAGG GCGTATCCAGTTACCTCCCTGGTCAAGGCCAGACCGTCTCTGCTGGTGATTTGTGGACCAGGTAACAACGGGGGCGATGGCCTGGTCTGTGCCAGACATCTTAAACTCTTT GGTTACGAGCCCACCATCCTGTACCCGAAGAGGCCGAACAAACCTCTGTTCCAGGGCCTGACCACGCAGTGCCAGAAAATGGAGATCCCCTTCCTGACTGAGATGCCTGAG GCTAAGGTGATTGATGAGGCTTACAACCTGGTGATAGACGCCATCTTCGGCTTCAGCTTCAAGGGGGCTGTTCGAGAGCCCTTTGGTTCCATCCTAGGCGTGCTGAAGAAGACGACGGTCCCCATAGCCAGCATCGACATCCCCTCAG gttggGATGTGGAGGAGGGCAGTGCAGATGGACTGCAGCCCGACATGCTCGTCTCTCTCACTGCTCCCAAGAAGTCTGCCTCCTCGTTCAGAGGACGATACCACTTCCTGGGAGGCCGGTTTGTGCCACCGGGCCTAGAGAAGAAGTACCAACTCAACCTGCCCCAGTACCCCGGCACGGACTGTGTGTTACAACTGTAG
- the scn1bb gene encoding sodium channel, voltage-gated, type I, beta b: MAAMYILFLFVFLNMFAMCNCRGACAEVDSDTEAVAGKGFKLGCISCKRRSEVEGSATVEWFFRAKGGADFVHIYTYNEDGPTIENDNFLDRVDWNGSKRSNDIQDASIYLLNVTFNDTGTYRCFLNRILFYENYEYNTVVSKVVHLSVVAKATRGTASIVSEVMMYVSIIGLQVWLLIEMIYCYRKISAAGEEALREAANAEYLAIASESKDNCAGVQVGE, encoded by the exons ATGGCAGCAATGTACATactgttcctttttgttttcctcaacATGTTTG CCATGTGCAACTGCCGTGGGGCCTGCGCAGAGGTGGACTCTGACACAGAGGCAGTGGCCGGCAAGGGCTTCAAACTGGGCTGCATCTCCTGCAAGAGGAGGAGTGAGGTGGAGGGTTCTGCCACCGTCGAATGGTTCTTCAGAGCCAAAGGAGGGGCCGACTTTGTTCAC ATCTACACCTACAACGAGGACGGCCCCACTATTGAAAACGACAACTTTCTGGACCGCGTGGATTGGAACGGAAGCAAGAGGAGCAACGACATCCAAGATGCGTCCATATACCTGCTCAACGTCACCTTCAATGACACGGGCACCTACCGCTGCTTCCTCAACCGCATCCTCTTCTACGAAAACTACGAGTACAACACCGTTGTCAGCAAGGTGGTCCACCTCTCCGTGGTGGCCAAAG CCACCAGAGGAACAGCTTCCATCGTGTCCGAGGTCATGATGTACGTGTCCATCATTGGCCTTCAGGTCTGGCTCCTCATAGAGATGATATACTGCTACAGAAAGATATCAGCAGCCGGGGAAGAAGCATTACGAGAAGCAGC AAATGCTGAATATTTAGCGATAGCCTCAGAAAGTAAAGATAACTGTGCAGGGGTGCAGGTCGGAGAATAG
- the zbtb22a gene encoding zinc finger and BTB domain-containing protein 43 produces MDPTCSASAAPAGLTVQVCFPGARAAVLDNLNRQREEGRLCDLSIQVQGQVFRAHRCVLAASSPYFHDQVLLKNVTTVSLPSVMDPVAFESVLSSAYTGQLSIVHDDIVNYVTVASFLQMWHIVDKCTEILKRPRPSAEVTPGEAAVAHPGTASRQQSPSSTDCLYLEREGRRKERKPDALPPLATWRRPQQFPRWGRPRPSSAQHLADSQLDTLPGYAESDYTSCEEAWVSSHAKTSHFAHDGPGHNTRHHGGFPSGEALKQKVRFQQRGAPPSTDRLLDKNRESVDSAETREKRKNEKRAIEADEGVGEGAVEKKESFAQMGHCGFHQISNENVGAGEATGKASVEEIKERVQRNLVGSDPSSGLPSVHACQTGDGLPGPSCPVSARLQWQTGPWSQQEQRPQEGEGGSYSKDEDEDEEEEDVDFECFTEGTFSRDTYDEIEDGTGQVSQRPLVPVSPDFTMAGSEVTWPSTSVGQGGSLTPTSNRHLSPSSAAFPPPSSPPTPSSSSSVSLAGAPYTGKVHFCHCGKAYTLKSMRDRHVKMQHLNLRPFGCPVCTKSFKMKHHLTKHLKTHGGLRPYECGLCGKKVIWRDSFLRHQARCERLASSTSANSNNASTAAADMDDSYSYGFEDGETFLATGGQVKVEEVDFHGEVEDGMGGLLGSVSGIVDELRTQSQNLDSGSHVFKEEASESFSGN; encoded by the exons ATGGATCCGACCTGCAGTgcttctgctgctccagctggTTTGACTGTCCAGGTGTGTTTCCCCGGTGCTCGTGCCGCCGTTTTGGACAATCTGAACCGCCAGCGGGAAGAAGGCAGGCTGTGTGACCTCTCCATCCAGGTGCAAGGTCAAGTGTTCAGGGCCCACCGCTGTGTGCTCGCTGCATCCTCACCTTACTTTCATGACCAG GTGTTACTGAAGAATGTTACAACTGTTTCCCTGCCGTCAGTTATGGACCCAGTGGCCTTTGAGAGTGTCCTGAGTTCTGCTTACACAGGCCAGCTGAGCATCGTGCATGATGACATTGTTAACTACGTTACTGTGGCCAGTTTCCTCCAGATGTGGCACATTGTGGACAAATGCACTGAGATCCTGAAGAGGCCCCGGCCCTCCGCAGAAGTCACCCCTGGAGAGGCCGCTGTAGCTCACCCTGGCACTGCGTCTCGCCAGCAGTCCCCAAGCAGCACAGATTGCTTATATCTGGAAAGGGAGGGAAGACGGAAGGAGAGGAAGCCTGATGCCTTGCCTCCCTTAGCTACATGGAGACGCCCGCAGCAGTTTCCTAGATGGGGGCGCCCACGACCCTCATCAGCCCAGCACTTAGCAGACTCTCAACTGGACACCCTCCCTGGCTATGCAGAGAGTGATTACACCAGCTGTGAGGAGGCATGGGTATCAAGCCATGCCAAAACTAGCCACTTTGCTCATGATGGACCTGGCCACAATACCCGGCACCACGGGGGGTTCCCTAGTGGTGAAGCATTAAAGCAGAAAGTCAGATTTCAACAGCGGGGAGCACCGCCGAGTACTGATAGACTGCTTGATAAGAATAGAGAGAGCGTGGACAGCGCTGAGACacgagagaagaggaagaatgagaAAAGAGCAATTGAGGCAGATGAGGGAGTAGGAGAAGGCGCGGTGGAGAAGAAGGAAAGTTTTGCACAAATGGGACACTGTG GCTTCCACCAAATTTCAAATGAGAATGTAGGTGCTGGAGAAGCCACGGGGAAGGCAAGTGTGGAGGAGATAAAGGAAAGAGTGCAGAGAAACTTGGTGGGAAGCGATCCCTCCTCAGGTCTGCCCAGTGTTCATGCTTGTCAAACAGGTGATGGACTTCCGGGCCCTTCATGTCCCGTTTCAGCCCGGCTGCAGTGGCAGACTGGTCCCTGGTCTCAACAAGAGCAGAGGCCACAGGAAGGAGAGGGTGGCAGCTACAGTaaagatgaggatgaagatgaggaggaggaggatgtggacTTTGAATGTTTCACAGAAGGGACCTTTAGCAGAGACACGTATGATGAGATTGAAGATGGCACAGGACAGGTTTCCCAGAGGCCTTTAGTGCCAGTGTCTCCTGACTTCACCATGGCAGGCTCTGAGGTGACCTGGCCTTCCACCAGCGTGGGACAGGGTGGCTCATTGACCCCCACCTCAAATCGCCATTTGTCTccatcctctgctgcttttccgCCACCTTCTTCACCCCCAACCCCATCTTCGTCATCCTCAGTGTCCCTCGCTGGTGCCCCCTACACAGGAAAAGTCCACTTCTGCCACTGCGGCAAAGCCTACACCCTGAAGAGTATGCGTGACCGCCACGTGAAGATGCAGCACCTCAATCTACGGCCCTTCGGCTGTCCTGTTTGCACAAAGTCCTTCAAGATGAAGCACCATCTAACCAAGCACCTTAAGACTCACGGAGGGCTGCGGCCCTATGAGTGTGGCCTGTGTGGGAAGAAAGTCATCTGGAGAGACAGCTTCCTCAGGCATCAGGCCCGATGTGAGAGACTCGCCTCCAGCACCTCAGCTAACAGCAACAACGCAAGCACAGCGGCGGCGGATATGGATGACAGCTACAGTTATGGGTTTGAAGACGGGGAGACTTTTCTTGCAACGGGAGGTCAAGTGAAAGTTGAAGAGGTGGATTTTCACGGGGAGGTGGAGGACGGGATGGGTGGCCTGTTGGGCAGTGTGTCTGGGATTGTGGATGAGCTAAGAACTCAATCACAAAATTTGGACAGTGGTAGTCACGTTTTTAAGGAGGAGGCGAGTGAGAGCTTTAGCGGAAATTAA
- the mbpa gene encoding myelin basic protein — protein sequence MATASTSGQSTFGLGRKKKNPGLMDQISKFFGGDKKKRSKGSFRGHLAASPQQSSARRRTNENAVVHFFRSIVSSPRPKSRWRDVLGLASSPRAESAKSPVRRRRDQSTLSRLFNLGETKSRPPPKRWSTIF from the exons atggctacgGCGAGCACCTCAGGGCAGAGCACCTTCGGGCTcgggaggaaaaagaagaaccCTGGTCTCATGGATCAGATTAGCAAGTTCTTtggaggagacaaaaagaaaaggagcaaG GGGTCGTTCCGGGGTCACCTGGCCGCCTCGCCCCAGCAATCCTCCGCTCGCCGCCGGACCAATGAAAATGCTGTGGTGCATTTCTTCAGGAGCATT GTTTCCTCTCCTCGTCCTAAATCCAGG TGGAGAGATGTCTTGGGCTTG GCCTCGTCGCCGCGTGCCGAGAGCGCAAAGTCGCCGGTCAGAAGACGCAGAGACCAAAGCACACTGTCCAGACTCTTCAACCTG gGAGAAACCAAGTCCCGTCCACCCCCTAAACGCTGGAGCACCATCTTCTAA